The DNA sequence GAACTGACCCCCGCAGTCTTCCACGTTACTGCACGTGCTCTTGCCATGCAGGGCCTTTCCATTTTCGGTGACCACTCCGACGTTATGGCTTGCCGCCAGACCGGTTTTGCAATGCTCGCCTCCTCTTGCGTTCAGGAATGCCAGGACCTCGCTCTCGTGGCCCACGCTTCCACGCTCGAAAGCCGCGTTCCGTTTATGCACTTCTTTGACGGCTTCCGCACTTCTCACGAAGTCATGAAGATCGAAGCTCTCGAAGAAAACGTCATCCGTGACGTCATCGACGACAAGTACGTCAAGGCTTGCCGTGCACGCGCTATGACTCCGGACCGTCCGACCATGCGCGGTACTGCCCAGAACCCGGACGTTTACTTCCAGGGTCGTGAAACCGTGAACCCGTTCTATGCAAAGGTTCCGGAAATTGTCCAGAAGTACATGGACAAGGTTGCAAGCTACACTGGCCGTCAGTACCACATTGTGGACTACGTCGGTGCTGCCGATGCAGAACGCGTCATCATTTCCATGGGTTCTTCTACTTGCACCATCGGTGATACCGTCAAGTACTTGAACGGGAAGGGCGAAAAGGTCGGTCTCGTCAACATCCGCCTCTACCGTCCGTTCCCGATGGAAGCTGTCGTTGCCGCTCTCCCGAAGACTGTCAAGAAGATTGCAGTCCTCGACCGCGTGAAGGAACCGGGTTCCGCAGGCGAACCGCTCTTCCAGGACGCCCTCACTGCTATTTCCGAAGCTGTGATGGCCGGCAAGATGGCTATGCCGAAGATGATCGGCGGCCGCTACGGTCTTTCTTCCAAGGAATTCACGCCGGCTATGGTCAAGGCCATCTTCGACGAACTTTCCAAGGCTGAACCGAAGTCCCGCTTCACCGTCGGTATCAACGACGACGTTTGCAACACCTCCCTCACGATCGACCCGAACTTCAAGCTCGAAAGCGATTTCTTCCAGGCTATGTTCTTCGGTCTCGGCTCTGACGGTACCGTCGGTGCAAACAAGAACTCCATCAAGATTATCGGTAACGAAACCGACAACTACGCTCAGGGTTACTTCGTCTACGACTCCAAGAAGTCCGGCTCCATGACGACCTCTCACCTCCGCTTTGGTAAGAGCATCATTGACGCCCCGTACCTCATTGGCGAAAACGAAGCTGACTTTGTCGCTTGCCACCATACTCCGCACCTCGAATCTGTCGACATGCTCAAGTATGCCAAGGACGGCGCAACGTTCCTCGTGAACACTCCGCACTCCGCTGACACCGTTTGGGATACCTTCCCGCGTCCGGTTCAGGAAGCCATCATCAAGAAGCACCTCAAGGTGTTCGTCATCGACGCTTACGCCGTCGCTGCAAAGACCGGCATGGGCCGTCGCATCAACACTGTGATGCAGACCTGCTTCTTCTCCAAGCTCGGTAACGTTCTCGATGCAGAAACCGCTATCAAGTACATCAAGAAGTACGCCGAAAAGACCTACGCCAAGAAGGGTATGGAAGTCGTCCAGAAGAACTGGGACGCTATCGATGCTTCTCTTGCCAACCTCTTCGAAGTCAAGGTTCCGTCTGCTGTCACCAGCACGAAGGAATTCCGCGCTCCGATCCACGGCGACGCTCCGAAGTTCGTGAACGAAGTCACTGCCGAAATCATCAAGGGCAACGGCGAACAGCTCCCAGTCTCCAAGATGCCTGTCGACGGTGTGTTCCCGACCGGTACCACCAAGTACGAAAAGCGCGACCTCGCCCTCAACATCCCGTCCTGGAATCCGGACGCTTGCGTACAGTGCGGCAAGTGCGCTATGGTCTGCCCGCACGCAGCTATCCGTATGAAGGTTGTCGACGAATCCGCTGTTGCTAACGCTCCGGCTGGCTTCAAGTTCACGGCAGCCAAGGGCTTCAAGCTCGAAGGTTCTGCAAAGCCGGTGTTCGCAATCTCTGTTTCCAGCTACGACTGTACGGGTTGCGGCGTTTGTACTCAGGCTTGCATTGGCAAGGACAAGACCGACGCTACCAAGAAGGCTATCAACATGGTTCCGCAGGAACCGATCAAGGAACAGGAAGGCAAGTGCTTCGACTTCTTCGTTGACCTCCCGGAATTTGACCGCACCAAGGTTAACAAGAACCTCGTCAAGCAGGCCATGCTCCTCGAACCGTTGTTCGAATTCTCCGGCTCTTGCGCAGGCTGCGGCGAAACGGCTTACGTACGTCTCGTTTCTCAACTCTTCGGTGACCGCATGGTCGTCGCAAACGCAACGGGTTGCTCTTCCATTTACGGTGGTAACCTCCCGACTACACCGTGGGCCAAGAACAAAGAAGGCCGCGGTCCGGCTTGGGCAAACAGCTTGTTCGAAGACAACGCTGAATTCGGTCTCGGCATGCGCCTCGCTATCACGAAGCATGCCAAGCAGGCTTTGAGCCTCCTCGACGAAGTTGCAGACAAGCTCCCGGCTGATCTCGTTGAAGCCCTCAAGACCCAGACGCAGAACGACGAAGCTGGCATTCAGGCCCAGCGCGCTAACGTCGCCAAGCTCAAGGAAGCTCTTAAGGATGCAAGCGACGACAAGGCTGTAAGCCTCCGCGATGAATTCGCTGACTACCTCGTCAAGAAGTCCGTGTGGATCATGGGCGGTGACGGTTGGGCATACGATATCGGTTACGGTGGTCTTGACCACGTGATGGCCACGGGTGAAAACGTGAACATCCTCGTTCTCGATACCGAAGTGTACTCCAACACGGGTGGACAGGCTTCCAAGTCCACGAACCGTGGCGCCGTCGCCCTCTTCGCTGCCGCTGGTAAGCGCGCTGGCAAGAAGGACCTCGGCCTTATCGCCATGAGCTACAAGAACGTTTACGTCGGCCGTATCGCCATCGGCGCAAACGATGCTCAGGCCCTCAAGGTGCTCCAGGAAGCAGAAGCTCACAATGGTCCGTCCTTGATCATTGCTTACTGCCCGTGCATCAACCACGGTTTCGACCTCAACAACCAGCTTCAACACCAGAAGATGGCTGTCGATTCCGGTTACTGGACGCTCCTCCGCTACAACCCGGCCCTCGCTGCCGAAGGAAAGGCTCCGCTTATCCTCGACTCCAAGAAGCCGACTATTCCGGTTGCAGAATACATCTACACTGAAAACCGCTTCAAGGCCCTCACCCGCACCAATCCGGAAGTCGCTAAGGCACTCGCCGACGACCTCCAGAAGGAAGTGGATGCACGCTTCGCTTACTACGAAGCCATGAGCCAGAACACGGCCGTGTAATTGTAGACAAGTAATGTCATGCCCGACATGATCGGGCATCTCCCTTTACGAAAAGGCTCTCGTTCGAAAGAACGGGGCCTTTTTTTTAGAAGCGGGCATCCACTGCCAAGCGAAGGAGGCTACTCTTGCCGCTCGTTTTTTATACCGAAAAAATAGAGTTTCCATAACGCAAAACAATTATATATTATCGCTAATGACTTTCAAGAAAAAGAAACCTATGACTATAACCTTAGCGATTCTCTGCGTTTTAGGCATTATCGTCTTATTGTTCATCAATCAAGCTAGTTTTGGCAAGCTCCCGCA is a window from the Fibrobacter sp. UWB4 genome containing:
- the nifJ gene encoding pyruvate:ferredoxin (flavodoxin) oxidoreductase, whose product is MAKKMIAVDGNEATANVAHKLSEVIAIYPITPSSPMAEHSDNWSAKGQKNIWGQVPRVFEMQSEGGAAGTVHGALQTGALTTTFTASQGLLLMIPNMYKIAGELTPAVFHVTARALAMQGLSIFGDHSDVMACRQTGFAMLASSCVQECQDLALVAHASTLESRVPFMHFFDGFRTSHEVMKIEALEENVIRDVIDDKYVKACRARAMTPDRPTMRGTAQNPDVYFQGRETVNPFYAKVPEIVQKYMDKVASYTGRQYHIVDYVGAADAERVIISMGSSTCTIGDTVKYLNGKGEKVGLVNIRLYRPFPMEAVVAALPKTVKKIAVLDRVKEPGSAGEPLFQDALTAISEAVMAGKMAMPKMIGGRYGLSSKEFTPAMVKAIFDELSKAEPKSRFTVGINDDVCNTSLTIDPNFKLESDFFQAMFFGLGSDGTVGANKNSIKIIGNETDNYAQGYFVYDSKKSGSMTTSHLRFGKSIIDAPYLIGENEADFVACHHTPHLESVDMLKYAKDGATFLVNTPHSADTVWDTFPRPVQEAIIKKHLKVFVIDAYAVAAKTGMGRRINTVMQTCFFSKLGNVLDAETAIKYIKKYAEKTYAKKGMEVVQKNWDAIDASLANLFEVKVPSAVTSTKEFRAPIHGDAPKFVNEVTAEIIKGNGEQLPVSKMPVDGVFPTGTTKYEKRDLALNIPSWNPDACVQCGKCAMVCPHAAIRMKVVDESAVANAPAGFKFTAAKGFKLEGSAKPVFAISVSSYDCTGCGVCTQACIGKDKTDATKKAINMVPQEPIKEQEGKCFDFFVDLPEFDRTKVNKNLVKQAMLLEPLFEFSGSCAGCGETAYVRLVSQLFGDRMVVANATGCSSIYGGNLPTTPWAKNKEGRGPAWANSLFEDNAEFGLGMRLAITKHAKQALSLLDEVADKLPADLVEALKTQTQNDEAGIQAQRANVAKLKEALKDASDDKAVSLRDEFADYLVKKSVWIMGGDGWAYDIGYGGLDHVMATGENVNILVLDTEVYSNTGGQASKSTNRGAVALFAAAGKRAGKKDLGLIAMSYKNVYVGRIAIGANDAQALKVLQEAEAHNGPSLIIAYCPCINHGFDLNNQLQHQKMAVDSGYWTLLRYNPALAAEGKAPLILDSKKPTIPVAEYIYTENRFKALTRTNPEVAKALADDLQKEVDARFAYYEAMSQNTAV